One window of the Fundulus heteroclitus isolate FHET01 unplaced genomic scaffold, MU-UCD_Fhet_4.1 scaffold_86, whole genome shotgun sequence genome contains the following:
- the cx43 gene encoding gap junction alpha-1 protein, which produces MGDWSALGRLLDKVQAYSTAGGKVWLSVLFIFRILVLGTAVESAWGDEQSAFKCNTQQPGCENVCYDKSFPISHVRFWVLQIIFVSTPTLLYLAHVFYLHRKEQKLNRKEEELKVVQNDGGDVDIPLKKIEMKKMKYGIEEHGKVKMKGALLRTYIVSIFFKSLFEVGFLVIQWYMYGFTLSAVYTCERSPCPHRVDCFLSRPTEKTVFIIFMLVVSLVSLLLNIIELFYVFFKRIKDRVKGKQQPTLYASGGTLSPTPKELSTTKYAYYNGCSSPTAPLSPLCPPGYKLATGERGTGSCRNYNKQANEQNWANYSTEQNRLGQHGAGSTISNSHVQAFDFPDDTHEQKKLPSPAGHDVQPLALIDARPCSRASSRMSRARPDDLDV; this is translated from the coding sequence ATGGGTGATTGGAGTGCTCTGGGTCGTCTTCTGGACAAGGTTCAGGCCTACTCCACAGCTGGGGGGAAGGTCTGGCTGTCGGTACTCTTCATCTTCCGGATCCTGGTGTTGGGTACTGCTGTGGAATCAGCCTGGGGAGATGAACAGTCTGCCTTTAAATGTAACACCCAGCAACCtggttgtgaaaatgtttgctaCGACAAATCTTTCCCCATATCTCATGTTCGCTTCTGGGTCCTCCAGATTATCTTTGTCTCAACACCCACGCTCCTGTACCTGGCTCATGTTTTCTATCTGCACAGGAAAGAGCAGAAACTCAACagaaaggaggaggagcttAAAGTGGTACAAAATGATGGCGGTGATGTTGACATCCCACTGAAGAAAATTGAGATGAAAAAGATGAAGTATGGCATCGAAGAGCATGGCAAAGTTAAGATGAAGGGTGCCCTACTTAGAACCTACATAGTCagcatttttttcaaatctttgtttgaGGTGGGTTTCTTGGTTATCCAGTGGTATATGTACGGCTTCACGTTGTCTGCAGTTTACACTTGTGAGAGGTCTCCATGCCCCCACAGGGTGGACTGTTTTCTGTCCCGTCCAACGGAGAAGACCGTTTTCATCATCTTCATGCTGGTCGTCTCTCTGGTTTCTCTGTTACTTAATATCATTgagcttttttatgttttttttaagagaattaAGGATCGTGTTAAGGGAAAACAGCAGCCTACACTCTATGCCAGTGGAGGAACTTTGAGCCCTACCCCTAAAGAACTGTCTACAACAAAGTATGCTTACTATAATGGCTGCTCTTCTCCAACTGCTCCCCTTTCACCTTTGTGCCCCCCAGGTTACAAGCTGGCCACTGGGGAGCGGGGAACTGGTTCATGTCGAAATTATAACAAACAGGCCAATGAGCAGAACTGGGCAAATTACTCTACAGAGCAGAACCGGCTTGGCCAACATGGTGCGGGAAGCACCATTTCAAACTCCCATGTGCAAGCCTTTGACTTTCCTGATGATACACATGAGCAAAAGAAACTTCCCtcaccagcaggacatgatgTCCAACCCCTGGCTTTAATTGATGCCAGGCCTTGTAGCCGTGCCAGCAGCAGGATGAGCAGAGCAAGGCCAGATGACCTGGACGTGTAA